From Apium graveolens cultivar Ventura chromosome 9, ASM990537v1, whole genome shotgun sequence, the proteins below share one genomic window:
- the LOC141685382 gene encoding uncharacterized protein LOC141685382, with protein MPIIGQVPKRAKTGVAITFDHFELEGVKFPYDDPLVITPIRGNSPVKRVLVDNGASVDILLYNTFIRMGYNDSQLTPTDMPIYGFPGVKSPIKGIIKLYLTMGQEPRQATRMLNFVVVKARVTYNAIMGRTGIHAFRQSPHPTIP; from the coding sequence ATGCCCATCATTGGACAAGTTCCGAAAAGGGCCAAGACGGGAGTAGCAATAACATTCGATCATTTCGAATTGGAAGGGGTCAAGTTTCCCTATGACGATCCCCTAGTCATAACACCTATCAGAGGAAACAGCCCGGTAAAGAGAGTCCTTGTAGACAATGGAGCATCGGTAGATATCTTACTATACAATACCTTCATAAGGATGGgatacaatgattctcaattaaccccgactgatatgccgatatatggttTCCCTGGAGTCAAATCTCCTATTAAAGGAATAATTAAACTATATCTAACAATGGGGCAGGAGCCAAGACAAGCAACgcggatgttgaattttgtggtgGTTAAGGCTAGAGTAACATATAATGCAATCATGGGAAGGACGGGTATACATGCCTTCAGACAGTCCCCTCATCCTACCATTCCGTAA